The Leclercia adecarboxylata region TGAACCCGGACACCGTGGTGCAAACCTGGCTGAGCCTGGCCGAACTGAAGAAGTAATCCTCCCGGGCCCCTTCCACGCGGAAGGGGCTTTTTCCTGCCATCCCCCGCCGTCTTTATTTCTTTTTCAAAATCATCGCTGTATTGCTTAACGATTGTGCCAAAAAATGGATAAAAAAAAGCCCATCGTGGGAGATGGGCAAAGACTACACACAGCAATTCGTTGTTTCACTCAGGGGATTTCCATGCTTATAAATCAAGGTGTTGTTGATTCATAACCGTGACCTAATAGTAGGCATAGCCAATTTTTGCGTCGATCAGATTCGTCTCAATAGTTTAAAAAGCATGAAGAATTTATGAAGTAGATTGAAGTAATTAGCGGCAGGAAAGGCTTTAGTACTGCTTAAGGTAAAACCAATTGATAAGTGATGCTTAACATTCTGGTGGGCGAACCCACCAGAACGGAAGCGCTACTGTTTCGGCTCGTTTGTCTCGTTAAGCGTGGCAAGCAGGACATCGGGATCGGTTGGCGGCAGCGGGACTTCATGCACCCACGCGGAGAAGAGTCGCCAGGAGACGGCCAGCAGCACCGGACCGATAAACAGACCGATCATCCCAAAGGCAATCAAGCCGCCAATAACGCCGGAGAGGATCAGAATCAGCGGCAGGTCGGCACCCATGCGGATCAGTATCGGACGAATCACGTTATCCATCGTCCCCACCACGCAGCTCCAGACCAGCAGGAAAGTGCCCCAGGTGGTATCGCCGCTCCAGTAGAGCCAGATAATCGCCGGAACCAGCACCAGCAACGGCCCCAGCTGCATCAGGCAGGTTAACAGCATCAGCACCGTAAAGAGAGTGGCATAAGGCACGCCAGCGATTGCCAGCCCAATACCGCCCAGCACCGATTGCACCAGCGCTGTCACCACCACCCCTAACGCCACAGCACGCACCGCCTGCGCCGCCAGCAGCATCGCCGCGTCGCCGCGCGCCGAGGCCAGCCGGGTGGCGAAATGACGCACCCCAAGGGCGACCTGCTCGCCGCGCCAGTAGAGCAGGGCGCTGAACAGCAGCATCAGCACGCAGTGCACAACAAAGCGGCCAAGATGGGCCGCGGTACCAACAAACCAGGTGGTGGTGGCGCCAATATAGGGGCGCACTTTCGCCATAATGGCGCTGCCGCCCATATCCAGCAGGTTGTGCCAGCCGGCATAGAGCTTATCGCCAATCAGCGGGATGTCGTTTAGCCAGCCCAGCTCCGGCAACGTCATATCGCCGCTGGTGATGCTGGTGATGAGCGGGCCACTGCCGTCCACCAGGCTGTTCACCAGTAACGCGACCGGGATGACAAACAGCAGCACCAGCAGCAGGGTCATCACCAGTACCGCCAGCGTGCGGCGACCAAACAGCAAACGCTCCAGGCGAATGAACAGCGGCCAGGTCGCGATCACTACGGTTCCCGCCCATGCGAAGCCAAGAATAAAGGGTTGAACAATCCACAGACACGCAATAATCATGATTGCAAGGAACAGCACCGACAGCAAAATTTGTGCAACGTCCCTGGGCTGATGTCGATTGACCATAAATGAATTTCACCTTTTAAGAACACCGGCAGACCGGCGAGAATATGAAACCGCATCACAATAATCATTAGTGATTTCAGCGATTTTTAACAGGCAGATTCTGCCTGTAATTCTGTCGGGCGGATACGTTTAAAATGTGATAAAAATGTGAGACACAACGCAAACGATTATCTACAACTATTCAGATTGGGCAGGGTCGACAGTAATGATCCCACAAATTTCTCAGGCACCCGGCGTCGTTCAGCTGGTGCTGAATTTTTTGCAGGCACTGGAGCAACAGGGTTTTACCGGCGATACCGCCACACGTTATGCCGACAGGCTGACGATGGCGACCGACAACAGTATCTACCAGCTACTTCCCGATGCAGTCGTTTTTCCCCGTTCTACCGCTGATGTGGCGCTTCTTGCCCGTCTGGCGTCCCAGGAGCGTTTCGCTTCATTAATCTTTACTCCTCGCGGCGGCGGTACCGGCACCAACGGCCAGGCGCTGAACACGGGGATCGTTGTCGACATGTCCCGCTACATGAACCGCATCATTGAGATCAACCCGGAAGAGGGCTGGGTGCGGGTGGAAGCCGGCGTGATCAAGGATCAGCTGAACCAGTACCTGAAGCCCTACGGCTATTTTTTTGCCCCGGAGCTGTCGACCAGTAACCGCGCCACCCTCGGCGGGATGATCAATACCGACGCCTCCGGCCAGGGATCGCTGGTGTACGGTAAAACCTCCGATCACGTCCTTGGCGTGCGTGCTGTGCTGCTGGGGGGCGATATCCTCGATACCCAGCCGATGCCGGTTCAGCTTGCCGAAACGCTGGGGAAAGACAACACCACCACCGGGCGCATCTACCGCACCGTGCTGGAGCGCTGCCGCGACAACCGTCAGCTGATTATCGATAAATTCCCGAAACTGAACCGCTTCCTGACCGGCTACGATCTGCGTCATGTCTTTAATGACGATCTCAGCCAGTTCGATTTAACCCGCATCCTTACCGGCTCTGAAGGAACGCTGGCCTTTATCACCGAGGCGCGTCTCGACATCACCCGCCTGCCGAAAGTGCGCCGCCTGGTGAATGTGAAGTACAACTCCTTCGACTCCGCGCTGCGTAATGCGCCCTTTATGGTGGATGCCCGCGCGCTGTCGGTAGAAACCGTCGACTCCAAA contains the following coding sequences:
- the ydiK gene encoding AI-2E family transporter YdiK, with amino-acid sequence MVNRHQPRDVAQILLSVLFLAIMIIACLWIVQPFILGFAWAGTVVIATWPLFIRLERLLFGRRTLAVLVMTLLLVLLFVIPVALLVNSLVDGSGPLITSITSGDMTLPELGWLNDIPLIGDKLYAGWHNLLDMGGSAIMAKVRPYIGATTTWFVGTAAHLGRFVVHCVLMLLFSALLYWRGEQVALGVRHFATRLASARGDAAMLLAAQAVRAVALGVVVTALVQSVLGGIGLAIAGVPYATLFTVLMLLTCLMQLGPLLVLVPAIIWLYWSGDTTWGTFLLVWSCVVGTMDNVIRPILIRMGADLPLILILSGVIGGLIAFGMIGLFIGPVLLAVSWRLFSAWVHEVPLPPTDPDVLLATLNETNEPKQ